The following coding sequences lie in one Listeria ivanovii subsp. londoniensis genomic window:
- a CDS encoding carbohydrate ABC transporter permease codes for MNQYTQKSRGAKIAVITILTVGGFFMILPFIWMVLSSLKTDAEILKIPPTIWPETFTLDNFTKLFTEMDFAVYLKNTLIIVFFSFFGLFLNAMAGYGFAKFKFKGKNKLFYLVLATMMIPGQVTMIPVYLLLNAAGLTNTMTGIVLPGLVGAFGIFLFRQFMSTISDDLLEAARLDGASEFYIFWRIIIPISRPVLAVQGILTFIAGWNSFLWPLIIANDEKFYTLSVGLQLLKGQYGSNYALQMAGATFMVIPIILIFMIFQKYILKGFNVSGMK; via the coding sequence ATGAATCAATATACGCAAAAATCGCGTGGAGCTAAAATTGCTGTCATTACTATTTTGACGGTTGGCGGATTCTTTATGATTTTACCGTTCATTTGGATGGTTCTCTCCTCTTTAAAAACGGATGCAGAAATTTTAAAAATCCCGCCTACGATTTGGCCTGAAACTTTTACGCTAGATAATTTCACGAAACTATTTACAGAGATGGACTTTGCTGTCTATTTAAAAAACACTTTAATCATTGTTTTCTTTTCCTTCTTCGGATTATTTTTAAATGCAATGGCAGGTTATGGTTTTGCGAAATTTAAATTTAAAGGAAAAAATAAATTATTTTATCTTGTACTTGCAACAATGATGATTCCTGGACAAGTGACAATGATTCCAGTTTATTTACTACTAAATGCAGCTGGACTTACTAACACAATGACCGGGATTGTACTTCCAGGGCTGGTTGGTGCTTTTGGTATTTTCTTATTCCGGCAATTTATGTCAACTATCTCAGATGATTTACTTGAGGCAGCACGACTAGATGGTGCGAGCGAGTTTTATATTTTCTGGCGGATTATCATTCCTATTTCACGCCCTGTTCTCGCGGTACAAGGAATTCTTACCTTTATTGCTGGTTGGAACTCGTTCTTATGGCCATTAATTATTGCTAATGACGAGAAGTTCTACACATTATCAGTTGGCTTACAACTTTTAAAAGGACAATATGGCAGCAATTACGCACTTCAAATGGCTGGGGCAACATTCATGGTTATTCCAATTATCTTGATTTTTATGATTTTCCAAAAGTACATTTTAAAAGGATTCAATGTTTCTGGAATGAAATAA
- a CDS encoding glutamate synthase subunit beta produces MGKATGFMEYDRIPSPGRDPKSRTRDWNEYSLPMPAADLTIQAARCMDCGVPFCSVGMEIKNGVSGCPLHNLIPEWNDAVYRGDWYEALQLLLKTNNFPEFTGRICPAPCEGGCTVAISEPAVGIKSIEKAIIDRGFEEGWIKPSPPKHRTGKRIAVIGSGPAGLACADQLNQAGHSVTVFEKSDRVGGLLMYGIPTMKLEKEQVTRRVNLMVEEGIEFITGVAAGSDISFAELRSEYDSVVLATGAGNARDIPLAGRDAKGIHFAVPYLTQSTRDNLDNGGVQTLSAKGKNVVIIGGGDTGADCVATALRQGAKSIYQFGIQDKLPELRKGENPWPQYPRVFKMDYAHEEAVAVYGKDPREYLINTTAFEKDEAGNLLGLHTVEVVEDTATRKYTPVEGSEKFFEVDMVLIAIGFAGTTEDIFTNFGVNKTERHTIDAAKGFYRTNEEGVFACGDARHGQSLVVTAIAEGREAAREVDFYLMGETFLP; encoded by the coding sequence ATGGGAAAAGCAACTGGATTTATGGAATATGATCGGATTCCTTCGCCAGGACGTGATCCGAAAAGTCGGACGCGTGATTGGAATGAATATAGTCTACCAATGCCAGCAGCGGATTTAACGATACAAGCAGCCAGATGTATGGATTGTGGTGTCCCTTTTTGTAGCGTTGGAATGGAAATAAAAAATGGCGTATCGGGTTGTCCGCTGCATAATTTAATTCCTGAGTGGAACGATGCAGTTTACCGAGGTGATTGGTATGAAGCATTACAACTACTTTTAAAAACCAATAATTTTCCGGAATTTACAGGGCGGATTTGTCCCGCACCATGTGAAGGTGGTTGTACGGTCGCAATTTCTGAACCAGCAGTAGGAATTAAATCCATTGAAAAAGCGATTATTGACCGCGGTTTTGAAGAAGGCTGGATTAAACCTTCCCCTCCGAAACATCGAACTGGTAAACGAATTGCAGTTATCGGTTCTGGCCCAGCAGGTTTAGCGTGTGCAGATCAACTGAATCAAGCAGGACATAGTGTTACCGTATTTGAAAAAAGTGATCGTGTTGGTGGCTTGCTTATGTACGGAATCCCGACAATGAAACTAGAAAAAGAACAAGTAACCCGCAGAGTGAATTTGATGGTAGAAGAAGGGATTGAATTTATTACTGGCGTAGCAGCAGGTAGTGATATTAGTTTCGCTGAATTACGTAGCGAGTATGATTCTGTCGTTCTTGCAACTGGAGCTGGTAACGCACGCGATATTCCACTTGCTGGACGCGATGCAAAAGGGATTCATTTCGCCGTTCCATATTTAACGCAAAGTACGCGTGACAATTTAGATAACGGCGGTGTCCAAACCCTTTCAGCAAAAGGAAAAAATGTTGTTATTATTGGCGGTGGAGATACAGGTGCGGATTGTGTGGCAACAGCCCTCAGACAAGGTGCGAAAAGTATTTATCAATTTGGGATTCAAGATAAATTGCCAGAATTAAGAAAAGGTGAAAATCCGTGGCCTCAGTATCCGCGCGTTTTCAAAATGGACTATGCGCACGAAGAAGCAGTAGCAGTTTACGGAAAAGACCCACGTGAATATCTCATTAATACAACTGCATTTGAAAAAGATGAAGCAGGCAACCTCCTTGGTCTTCATACAGTAGAAGTAGTAGAAGACACGGCCACAAGAAAATACACACCGGTCGAGGGTAGCGAGAAATTTTTCGAAGTAGATATGGTCTTAATTGCCATCGGTTTTGCTGGAACAACAGAAGATATTTTCACTAATTTTGGTGTTAATAAAACGGAACGACACACCATTGATGCAGCGAAAGGATTTTATCGTACTAATGAAGAAGGCGTATTCGCTTGTGGAGATGCTCGTCATGGCCAAAGTCTAGTTGTAACAGCTATCGCAGAAGGTCGTGAAGCTGCTAGAGAAGTGGATTTTTACTTGATGGGAGAAACTTTTTTACCATAA
- a CDS encoding carbohydrate ABC transporter permease: protein MKQFLNKNTPYLFISPALFLLLLFSLLPIMLAFVISFTDIDLVGLADYSKINFIGFDNYVNIMQDPVFLKSIFNTLFYVIIGVPLVIICSLGIALMINFSQAKIFQFFRLIFYTPSITNVVAVAVVWSYLYNPRFGLLNYLLSFLDLGPVPWLQDPTIAKLSLIVLAVWRAIGVNMIIFLAALQGIPKEYYEAASLDGANSRQQLFKITVPMLRFAIFFVTVTTMIGWLQFFEEPFVMTEGGPLDSTNSVALFIYQNGFQLSKFGYAAAGSFILFIAIIIITLIQFRIQRKNNGGDI from the coding sequence ATGAAACAATTTTTAAATAAAAACACACCCTATTTGTTTATTTCGCCAGCACTATTTTTACTTCTTCTGTTTTCGCTCCTACCAATTATGCTTGCTTTCGTTATTAGTTTTACTGATATTGATTTAGTTGGGCTCGCGGACTATTCAAAGATTAACTTTATTGGTTTTGATAATTACGTCAATATTATGCAAGACCCGGTATTTTTAAAATCCATTTTTAATACACTCTTCTACGTTATTATCGGGGTTCCGCTTGTTATTATTTGTTCGCTTGGTATTGCTCTTATGATTAACTTTTCGCAAGCAAAGATTTTCCAATTTTTCCGGTTAATCTTCTACACTCCTTCGATTACAAACGTTGTCGCTGTTGCGGTTGTTTGGAGTTACTTATATAATCCACGGTTCGGTTTACTTAACTACTTACTTTCTTTCCTAGATTTAGGACCTGTTCCGTGGCTTCAAGACCCTACTATCGCAAAACTTTCCTTGATTGTGCTGGCTGTATGGCGGGCAATCGGTGTGAATATGATTATTTTCTTAGCAGCACTTCAAGGCATTCCAAAAGAATACTACGAAGCGGCCTCCCTTGACGGAGCAAATAGTCGCCAGCAGTTATTTAAAATTACCGTTCCAATGCTTCGTTTTGCGATATTCTTCGTAACGGTTACAACGATGATTGGTTGGCTGCAATTCTTCGAGGAACCATTTGTTATGACAGAAGGTGGACCGCTGGATAGCACGAATTCCGTCGCCCTCTTCATCTATCAAAACGGTTTCCAACTTAGTAAATTTGGTTATGCCGCTGCTGGATCGTTTATATTGTTTATCGCGATTATTATTATCACGCTTATTCAATTTCGAATCCAGCGTAAAAATAATGGTGGGGATATTTAA